In Silene latifolia isolate original U9 population unplaced genomic scaffold, ASM4854445v1 scaffold_301, whole genome shotgun sequence, the following are encoded in one genomic region:
- the LOC141639209 gene encoding uncharacterized protein LOC141639209 has product MAICRNYLWAGTSVYHRVPLVAWEKVTLPKTAGGLGIRRADTWNIANVGKLVDWIYCKADRLWIKWVSDVYIKEQDWHSYSPPSDATWVWKTVCKVKEKLKAGFVNGSWTGDSKGYTIRGGHAWLSPDHLKLDWTAIVWSNWNVPKHAMTTWLRMHEGMNVKSKLAKLGCCADDLCLLCQLQSETVEHLFSSCVYTVRVQSCLMERYRGPFPTMANLIATQRDTIQWKVKVALFNAFTFSIWYQRNNARVNECLMRPERVAERIEEDIKRRIKLKCGNIVDGIRSLHL; this is encoded by the coding sequence ATGGCAATTTGCAGGAATTACTTATGGGCAGGTACCTCTGTGTACCATAGGGTACCACTGGTGGCATGGGAAAAggtcacactgccaaaaacagcagGTGGTCTGGGAATAAGAAGAGCTGATACTTGGAATATAGCCAATGTGGGAAAACTGGTGGACTGGATATACTGCAAAGCTGATAGACTCTGGATAAAATGGGTAAGTGATGTCTATATAAAGGAGCAGGACTGGCATTCCTATTCTCCTCCTTCTGATGCCACATGGGTTTGGAAGACGGTATGCAAAGTAAAAGAGAAACTTAAGGCAGGCTTTGTTAATGGCAGCTGGACTGGGGATTCTAAAGGGTATACAATTAGGGGAGGTCATGCTTGGCTCTCCCCTGATCACTTAAAACTTGACTGGACTGCAATTGTTTGGAGCAACTGGAATGTGCCAAAACATGCCATGACCACATGGCTTCGAATGCACGAGGGAATGAATGTGAAGAGCAAATTAGCAAAACTGGGGTGCTGTGCTGATGATCTCTGCCTGCTCTGTCAGTTGCAGTCAGAAACAGTAGAGCACTTGTTTTCCTCCTGTGTCTATACAGTCAGAGTTCAATCCTGCTTGATGGAAAGGTATAGGGGTCCCTTCCCTACGATGGCAAATTTGATAGCAACCCAAAGAGATACTATCCAATGGAAGGTGAAGGTTGCTTTATTTAATGCGTTTACATTCTCTATATGGTATCAAAGGAACAACGCACGAGTGAATGAATGTCTGATGAGGCCTGAAAGGGTAGCAGAACGGATAGAGGAAGATATAAAAAGAAGAATCAAGTTGAAGTGTGGTAACATTGTAGACGGGATTCGATCCCTGCACCTTTAG